In Mammaliicoccus sp. Marseille-Q6498, the genomic stretch TAGCCTTTATAATTATTGCTGTCATATTAATTGTACTGTTAATGATTTTATTCTCATTTGTACCAGTAGGATTATGGATTTCAGCAATAGCAGCAGGAGTCAAAGTAGGAATTGGAACATTAGTCGGAATGCGTTTAAGAAGGGTTTCACCAAGACGTGTTATCAATCCATTAATTAAAGCACATAAAGCAGGATTAGCTTTAACTACAAATCAATTAGAATCTCACTTTTTAGCTGGAGGTAACGTTGATAGAGTAGTTGATGCGATAATTGCAGCACAAAGAGCAGAAATTAATTTAGCTTTTGAAAGAGGAGCAGCTATTGACTTAGCTGGACGTGACGTACTTGAAGCAGTACAAATGTCAGTTAACCCTAAAGTAATTGAAACACCATTTATTTCTGGTGTTGCGATGAATGGTATTGAAGTAAAAGCTAAAGCTAGAATCACAGTAAGAGCAAACATCGAACGATTAGTTGGTGGTGCTGGTGAAGATACAATCATCGCACGTGTAGGTGAAGGTATCGTTTCAACAATCGGTTCAAGTAAACATCATACTAAAGTACTTGAGAATCCAGATAGTATTTCTCAAACTGTTTTAAGTAAAGGTTTAGATTCTGGTACAGCATTCGAAATCTTATCAATTGATATTGCTGATGTAGATATCGGTAAAAACATTGGTGCAGATTTACAAACAGAACAAGCATTGGCTGATAAAAATATTGCCCAAGCTAAAGCTGAAGAACGTCGTGCAATGGCTGTTGCTACTGAACAAGAAATGAAAGCAAGAGTACAAGAAATGCGTTCTAAAGTTGTTGAATCAGAAGCAGAAGTACCACTTGCAATGGCAGAAGCACTTAAATCAGGTAATTTAGGTGTTAAAGATTACTACAATTTAAAAAATGTAGAAGCTGATACTGGCATGAGAGAAGCAATTAATAAGAGTGCTAATCCACAAGATTCTAATTCACCGAACGAATAAGAGAGGTGATTTAATATGGAAATAGGCATCATTATCTTTGTGATATGGACAATCGTTAGTATTATTAGTGGTATTGTTGAAAAGAATTCGAAAAATAAGAAAAAAGATATAAAACAAAGACAACCACAAACAGGAAATCCAGTTCAAAGGCAAACTACTGAAAAAACAAATAATGCTGAACAAGAGTTACGCAATTTAGTTAGTAAGTATGAATCCTACAAAGAAAAAGCCGAAACGAGTACAACTGATCGAATGTCTAATCATTATGCTGAACTTGCAAAAAAAATAGAGAATCAATTAAAATATTATAATATTGATGTTGAACAACCTAAGATAAATCGTAGTTCTAATGTGGATAGCCCGCAAGATACTTCTTCAGTACATGAAAATCAATATATTAATCAGCAGAAAGAGAAAGTTCATAAAACTAAATCAAAAAGACAACAAGAAGCGATTAATAGTTTATTAGAATATAATAATGAAGAAAAGGCGTCACTTACTAAACTACAAAGAGAAAACATAGCTAAAGTTGAAGAAGAAGCAGAAGAAATTATACACAACGTTCAACTTTCAGAAAGAACACGACGTTCTATGGTGAAACAACTCTATTTAAATAGTAAGCACAAGATGAATGATGAAGCGATAAATATTGATGAAAATCAAGTAGTTAATGGCATCATTTGGTCAGAAATACTTACTAGACCTAAAGAACTTAAATAATAAAAACCCTCTGGAATTCATTTTCCAGAGGGTTTTTTATGCTCTTTCTCATATTATTGACCGTTTTGTAAAAATGAAAAGATAAATTTAGCGTTATCTGTATTATCGATTACACCGTTATAATTTTCAGAACCTGGTCCATATGCGTAACTATTAACGTCTTCACCAGTATGTCCTGTTGTTGTCCAGCCTGTATGAGATTTGTCATTTATAGGTTGTTGTATGGCATCTTGTAAAGCTTGGTACTGTTTGTCGTAAGCATCGTCTTCTTTATCTATTTTAGATAATTTATCTGCTTCTTTTTTAACTTTTTGAATGGTGTCATCTCCAACTTTAAAGCCATAACCGTCTTTTATAACAGTTGCAGGGTCTTTTCCTTCAGAAATCTCTGTAGTCATATAACTACCAGAATGTTTCATTTGTTGTATCGGTTTTGGATCCCATAAATAATCTTCGCCTTTTGCCATTGTCATACCACCAGTTGAATGATCGGCAGTAGCGACTACTAATGTATCTGGATGAGATTTAGCATATGATGTAGCTTGAGAGAACGCATCTTCAAATCCTGACATTTCTGACATAACACCGGTAACGTCGTTAGGATGTCCAGATTTATCAATTGATGAACCTTCTACCATTAAGAAGAATCC encodes the following:
- the floA gene encoding flotillin-like protein FloA (flotillin-like protein involved in membrane lipid rafts) translates to MLSGLIAFIIIAVILIVLLMILFSFVPVGLWISAIAAGVKVGIGTLVGMRLRRVSPRRVINPLIKAHKAGLALTTNQLESHFLAGGNVDRVVDAIIAAQRAEINLAFERGAAIDLAGRDVLEAVQMSVNPKVIETPFISGVAMNGIEVKAKARITVRANIERLVGGAGEDTIIARVGEGIVSTIGSSKHHTKVLENPDSISQTVLSKGLDSGTAFEILSIDIADVDIGKNIGADLQTEQALADKNIAQAKAEERRAMAVATEQEMKARVQEMRSKVVESEAEVPLAMAEALKSGNLGVKDYYNLKNVEADTGMREAINKSANPQDSNSPNE